One Actinomadura viridis genomic region harbors:
- a CDS encoding activator-dependent family glycosyltransferase has product MRVLFTTVVEKAHLYAQVPLAWALRAAGHQVRIACPPDLADEITSTGLTALPAGAPSGRAEKREQYRRWIEESDPVRLELLHWHRELRIGEPHPERLSYDHLHGVLSVWVSVFQNIAPQELMDDLVLAARSWRPHLVVWDPMMFAGPVAARACGAAHARLLPGFDVVARLWRAHRAALERRPPRLREDPLAEWLGAAARRYGGGFDEELVLGQWTLDPMPSSMRLPADVHYVPLRHVPYNGPAVVPRWLRDPPGGPRVCLTAGVSQEETGAPAAFSAEALLDAVAGVDAQVVATLDGATLDGARPGTARRLPGNVRPVGFVPLNELLPTCAAIVHHGGFGTFQSALAHGVPQLILPDGMIDNELRADAVERSGAGLSLRRPGQLAGGLARTLADPSFARAAGRLRDEQLAAPAPRELVPILEGLTADHGD; this is encoded by the coding sequence GTGCGAGTCCTGTTCACGACGGTGGTCGAGAAGGCGCACCTGTACGCCCAGGTCCCGCTGGCATGGGCGTTGCGGGCGGCGGGGCACCAGGTGCGGATCGCCTGCCCGCCCGACCTCGCGGACGAGATCACCTCCACCGGCCTGACCGCCCTCCCCGCCGGCGCGCCCAGCGGCCGGGCCGAGAAGCGCGAGCAGTACCGCAGGTGGATCGAGGAGAGCGACCCCGTGCGGCTGGAACTGCTCCACTGGCACCGGGAGCTGCGGATCGGCGAGCCGCACCCCGAGCGGCTCTCCTACGACCACCTGCACGGGGTCCTGTCGGTCTGGGTCAGCGTCTTCCAGAACATCGCCCCCCAGGAACTGATGGACGATCTCGTCCTCGCCGCCCGTTCCTGGCGCCCCCACCTGGTCGTCTGGGACCCGATGATGTTCGCCGGGCCCGTGGCGGCGCGGGCGTGCGGGGCGGCCCACGCCCGCCTGCTGCCGGGGTTCGACGTGGTCGCGCGGCTGTGGCGGGCGCATCGGGCGGCGCTGGAGCGCCGGCCGCCGCGGCTGCGGGAGGACCCGCTGGCGGAATGGCTCGGCGCGGCGGCGCGGCGGTACGGCGGCGGCTTCGACGAGGAACTCGTCCTCGGCCAGTGGACCCTCGACCCGATGCCCTCGTCGATGCGGCTCCCCGCGGACGTCCACTACGTCCCCCTGCGGCACGTCCCCTACAACGGGCCCGCCGTGGTCCCGCGGTGGCTGCGGGATCCGCCCGGAGGGCCGCGCGTCTGCCTGACCGCGGGAGTGTCGCAGGAGGAGACCGGTGCGCCGGCCGCCTTCTCCGCCGAGGCGCTGCTCGACGCGGTCGCCGGGGTGGACGCGCAGGTCGTGGCGACGCTGGACGGGGCGACGCTGGACGGGGCGCGGCCGGGCACCGCGCGGCGGCTGCCGGGCAACGTGCGGCCGGTCGGGTTCGTCCCCCTGAACGAGCTGCTGCCGACCTGCGCGGCGATCGTCCACCACGGCGGCTTCGGGACGTTCCAGAGCGCGCTGGCGCACGGCGTCCCGCAGCTCATCCTGCCGGACGGCATGATCGACAACGAGTTGCGCGCGGACGCGGTGGAGCGCTCCGGCGCCGGGCTGAGCCTGCGCCGCCCCGGACAGCTCGCCGGAGGGCTGGCGCGGACGCTGGCCGACCCCTCGTTCGCGCGGGCCGCCGGGCGGCTGCGCGACGAGCAGCTGGCCGCACCGGCACCGCGCGAGCTGGTGCCGATTCTCGAAGGGCTCACCGCCGACCATGGTGACTGA
- a CDS encoding C40 family peptidase encodes MQRGADGGRARLSRLTTTVTWPVTAAMTVAFVAVAPPAAAAPEPSRRELAEERRKLADEAERLTEQYNGLRVRMAQARRAAQAAEKNARRQHEALEEVRAKVATLAADTYKNGGADPSVAFASAADPQEVLDRSATMNYFARQSGTQVALLLQTMQAAERARKAATDRDRQVRGLADEAQRKKKSLEGRLATIERKLNIGAPLPKTGKAPAVDPDGASAKAMGAVKAALAQLGVPYSWGGGTPSGPSFGIAQGSNIKGFDCSGLTMYAYAQVGIKLPHYTGSQFNAGTHVSRSQLRPGDLVFFHQDLHHMGMYIGKGRMVHAPQTGDVIKVSPLSGRPFAGGVRIA; translated from the coding sequence TTGCAGCGAGGCGCCGACGGCGGCAGGGCACGGCTCTCCCGTCTCACCACGACTGTGACCTGGCCGGTCACGGCCGCCATGACGGTGGCGTTCGTGGCGGTGGCGCCCCCCGCGGCGGCCGCGCCGGAGCCCTCGCGCCGTGAGCTGGCCGAGGAACGGCGCAAGCTCGCCGACGAGGCCGAACGGCTCACCGAGCAGTACAACGGGCTGCGGGTGCGCATGGCCCAGGCGCGGCGCGCGGCCCAGGCCGCCGAGAAGAACGCCCGGCGCCAGCATGAGGCCCTGGAAGAGGTGCGCGCCAAGGTCGCCACCCTCGCCGCCGACACCTACAAGAACGGCGGCGCCGACCCGTCCGTCGCCTTCGCCTCCGCGGCCGACCCGCAGGAGGTGCTCGACCGCTCCGCCACCATGAACTACTTCGCGCGCCAGAGCGGCACCCAGGTGGCCCTGCTCCTGCAGACGATGCAGGCGGCCGAACGCGCCCGCAAGGCGGCCACCGACCGCGACCGTCAGGTGCGCGGGCTCGCCGACGAGGCCCAGCGCAAGAAGAAGAGCCTGGAGGGCAGGCTCGCCACGATCGAGCGCAAGCTCAACATCGGCGCCCCGCTCCCCAAGACGGGCAAGGCCCCCGCCGTCGACCCCGACGGTGCCTCGGCCAAGGCCATGGGAGCCGTCAAGGCCGCCCTGGCCCAGCTCGGCGTGCCCTACTCGTGGGGAGGCGGCACCCCGTCCGGCCCCAGCTTCGGCATCGCCCAGGGCAGCAACATCAAGGGGTTCGACTGCTCGGGCCTGACCATGTACGCCTACGCGCAGGTCGGCATCAAGCTGCCCCACTACACCGGCAGCCAGTTCAACGCCGGGACGCACGTGTCCCGCAGCCAGCTCAGGCCCGGAGACCTGGTGTTCTTCCACCAGGACCTGCACCACATGGGCATGTACATCGGCAAGGGCAGGATGGTCCACGCGCCCCAGACCGGTGATGTCATCAAGGTCAGCCCGCTCTCCGGGCGGCCCTTCGCGGGCGGCGTCCGTATCGCCTGA
- a CDS encoding M56 family metallopeptidase: MLMLLIILVAALVLLGCLAGPLLDRLRPSGAHPATALWCWLGALAGTFIAAAGTISISLLWPPTPGHGFVEWLRGCLPHHPTAAMVLAGLAGLPLAWLCAARLARGVPRLRRALRHRRDHREMLHMVAREDAEHPDVLLLDHPVPVAYCLPSRWRPIVLSTGAREALTDGELQAVLEHERAHLRQRHHALLLLLDAGHALLPWLPTVRRARARVPVLLELAADDAAVRTAGSRTLAGALRRMAATPRFAGALGASGREPGTLEWRLARLEGAARRPRRLGRPVAWTLSACATALPLLATVTALGRLVVAC, encoded by the coding sequence ATGCTCATGCTCCTGATCATCCTCGTCGCGGCCCTGGTGCTGCTCGGCTGCCTGGCCGGCCCGCTGCTGGACCGGCTCCGGCCGTCGGGCGCCCACCCCGCCACCGCGCTCTGGTGCTGGCTGGGCGCGCTCGCGGGCACGTTCATCGCCGCCGCCGGAACGATTTCGATCTCCCTGCTGTGGCCCCCGACGCCCGGCCATGGGTTCGTCGAGTGGCTGCGCGGCTGCCTCCCGCACCATCCGACCGCCGCGATGGTCCTGGCGGGGCTGGCCGGCCTGCCCCTCGCCTGGCTGTGCGCCGCCCGCCTGGCCCGCGGCGTGCCGCGGCTGCGCCGCGCGCTCCGGCACCGGCGCGACCACCGCGAGATGCTGCACATGGTCGCCCGGGAGGACGCCGAGCATCCCGACGTCCTGCTGCTCGACCACCCCGTCCCGGTCGCCTACTGCCTGCCCTCGCGGTGGCGCCCCATCGTGCTGAGCACGGGAGCGCGCGAGGCCCTGACCGACGGCGAGCTGCAGGCCGTGCTCGAACACGAACGCGCCCACCTGCGCCAGCGCCATCACGCCCTGCTGCTCCTGCTCGACGCCGGGCACGCCCTCCTGCCGTGGCTGCCGACCGTACGGCGGGCCAGGGCGCGGGTGCCGGTCCTGCTGGAGCTGGCCGCCGACGACGCGGCGGTCCGTACCGCCGGGAGCCGGACGCTGGCCGGGGCGCTGCGGCGGATGGCGGCCACCCCGCGGTTCGCCGGGGCGCTGGGCGCCTCGGGACGGGAGCCGGGAACGCTGGAGTGGCGCCTGGCCCGGCTGGAGGGCGCGGCCCGGCGCCCGCGCCGCCTGGGGCGGCCGGTGGCCTGGACGCTGTCGGCCTGCGCGACGGCGCTGCCGCTGCTGGCGACGGTCACGGCGCTCGGCAGGCTCGTGGTCGCCTGCTGA
- a CDS encoding BlaI/MecI/CopY family transcriptional regulator, with product MVGLAGPLERAVMEALWAAPGPLRVRELLLRLNEAAERQLAYNTVQTVAERLFRKGMLQRTLDGQAFRYGPARPREEYVAELMLDTLTGTADHGAVLTRFAEGVPAEDARKLLEALRRRAAGERGEH from the coding sequence GTGGTGGGACTGGCCGGTCCCCTGGAACGCGCCGTCATGGAGGCGCTGTGGGCGGCGCCCGGGCCGCTGCGGGTTCGCGAGCTGCTGCTGCGCCTCAACGAGGCGGCCGAACGCCAACTGGCCTACAACACCGTCCAGACGGTCGCCGAACGGCTCTTCCGCAAGGGCATGCTCCAGCGGACCCTGGACGGCCAGGCGTTCCGTTACGGGCCCGCGCGCCCGCGGGAGGAGTACGTGGCCGAGCTCATGCTGGACACCCTCACCGGGACCGCCGACCACGGGGCGGTGCTGACCCGCTTCGCCGAGGGCGTCCCCGCCGAGGACGCCCGCAAGCTCCTGGAGGCGCTGCGCCGCCGCGCGGCCGGCGAGCGGGGGGAGCACTGA
- the fusA gene encoding elongation factor G yields the protein MITNRLNLARVRNIGIMAHIDAGKTTTTERILYYTGVSHRIGEVHDGAATMDYLKQERDRGITITSAATTCHWPLGGADHTVNIIDTPGHVDFTIEVERCLRVLDGAVTVFDGVAGVEPQSETVWRQADRYGVPRICFVNKLDRPGADFARCVDMIAERLGAVPLVVQLPVGSEAGFTGVVDLVAMRALVWPAGAEAGADHDVVPVPAAQAEAARRWRGRLIDTLAEHDEEIMELYLEGAEPSEERLHAAIRRLTIASGADDGVTITPVLCGTAFKNKGVQPLLDAVVRYLPSPLDVPAVEGQAVDGPGTAVRRRPADDEPLAALAFKIMTDRHLGRLTFVRIYSGRLESGTAVLNPVKGHRERIGKIYRVHAGSREEIDSAGAGDIVAVMGLRRTTTGETLCDGAAPVILESMDFPAPVIEVAVEPRSKGDREKLGTAIQRLAEEDPSFRVHTAAETGQTVIGGMGELHLEVLIDRMREEFGVEAAVGRPRVAYRETVRRAVERVDLTHRKQQGGRGQYARVQISVEPITGGGAEYEFVNRVTGGRVPKEFIPSVDAGCQDAMRAGVVAGHPMTGVRVTLLDGAHHEVDSSEHAFRIAGSLAFKEAVRRASPVLLEPVMAVEVTTPEDHLGDVIGDINARRGQVRGMRERSGARVVEALVPLSEMFGYVGDLRGATSGRAAYSMQFDSYAEVPRGVAERIVAGNG from the coding sequence ATGATCACCAACCGACTGAACCTGGCCCGCGTCCGCAACATCGGGATCATGGCTCACATCGACGCGGGCAAGACCACCACCACCGAGCGCATCCTGTACTACACCGGTGTGTCGCACCGGATCGGCGAGGTCCACGACGGCGCGGCCACGATGGACTACCTGAAGCAGGAGCGCGATCGCGGCATCACCATCACCTCCGCCGCGACGACCTGCCACTGGCCGCTCGGCGGCGCCGACCATACGGTCAACATCATCGACACTCCGGGCCATGTCGACTTCACCATCGAGGTGGAACGCTGCCTGCGCGTGCTCGACGGCGCCGTGACGGTGTTCGACGGCGTCGCCGGGGTCGAACCGCAGTCGGAGACGGTGTGGCGCCAGGCCGACCGTTACGGCGTCCCGCGCATCTGCTTCGTCAACAAGCTCGACCGCCCCGGTGCCGACTTCGCCCGCTGCGTCGACATGATCGCCGAACGGCTGGGCGCGGTCCCGCTGGTCGTGCAGCTGCCCGTGGGGTCCGAGGCCGGTTTCACCGGCGTCGTCGACCTGGTCGCCATGCGCGCGCTGGTCTGGCCGGCCGGCGCCGAGGCGGGCGCGGACCACGACGTGGTCCCGGTCCCGGCCGCCCAGGCCGAGGCCGCCCGGCGGTGGCGCGGCAGGCTCATCGACACGCTCGCCGAGCACGACGAGGAGATCATGGAGCTGTACCTGGAGGGCGCCGAGCCCTCCGAGGAACGGCTGCACGCGGCGATCCGCCGCCTGACGATCGCCTCCGGCGCGGACGACGGCGTCACGATCACCCCGGTGCTGTGCGGCACCGCGTTCAAGAACAAGGGCGTGCAGCCCCTGCTGGACGCGGTGGTGCGCTACCTGCCCTCGCCGCTGGACGTGCCGGCCGTCGAAGGGCAGGCGGTGGACGGTCCGGGGACGGCCGTCCGGCGCCGGCCCGCCGACGACGAGCCGCTGGCCGCGCTGGCGTTCAAGATCATGACCGATCGGCATCTGGGCCGGCTCACGTTCGTCCGGATCTACTCGGGACGGCTGGAGTCGGGCACCGCGGTGCTCAATCCGGTCAAGGGCCACCGGGAGCGGATCGGCAAGATCTACCGCGTGCACGCGGGCAGCCGCGAGGAGATCGACTCGGCGGGCGCCGGTGACATCGTCGCGGTCATGGGCCTCAGACGGACCACGACCGGCGAGACGCTGTGCGACGGCGCGGCACCGGTGATCCTGGAGTCGATGGACTTCCCGGCCCCGGTGATCGAGGTCGCCGTCGAGCCGCGTTCCAAGGGCGACCGGGAGAAGCTGGGCACCGCCATCCAGCGGCTGGCCGAGGAGGATCCGTCCTTCCGGGTGCACACCGCCGCCGAGACCGGCCAGACCGTGATCGGCGGCATGGGCGAGCTGCACCTGGAGGTGCTGATCGACCGGATGAGGGAGGAGTTCGGCGTCGAGGCCGCCGTCGGCCGGCCGCGGGTCGCCTACCGCGAGACCGTCCGCAGGGCGGTCGAGCGGGTCGATCTCACGCACCGGAAGCAGCAGGGAGGCCGGGGCCAGTACGCCAGGGTGCAGATCTCGGTCGAGCCGATCACCGGGGGAGGCGCCGAGTACGAGTTCGTCAACAGGGTCACCGGAGGCCGCGTCCCGAAGGAGTTCATCCCCTCCGTGGACGCGGGCTGCCAGGACGCGATGCGGGCCGGCGTCGTCGCCGGCCACCCGATGACGGGCGTGCGCGTCACCCTGCTGGACGGCGCGCACCACGAGGTCGACTCCTCCGAGCACGCCTTCAGGATCGCCGGTTCGCTGGCGTTCAAGGAGGCGGTCCGGCGGGCCTCGCCCGTGCTGCTGGAGCCGGTCATGGCGGTCGAGGTCACCACGCCCGAGGACCATCTCGGTGACGTGATCGGCGACATCAACGCCCGCCGGGGCCAGGTCCGCGGCATGCGCGAGCGGTCCGGCGCGCGGGTCGTCGAGGCCCTGGTGCCGCTGTCGGAGATGTTCGGCTACGTCGGGGACCTGCGCGGCGCGACCTCGGGCCGCGCCGCGTACTCGATGCAGTTCGACTCCTACGCCGAGGTGCCGCGCGGCGTCGCGGAGCGGATCGTCGCCGGGAACGGCTGA
- a CDS encoding superoxide dismutase, producing the protein MTYSLPDLPYDYAALEPAITGEILELHHSKHHAAYVKGANDTLERLAEARDKEQYGGLVGLEKTLAFNLSGHVLHTIFWDNLSPDGGDRPAGELASAIDEHFGSFEAFRAQLTTATATVQGSGWGVLGWEPLGRRLIVQQVYDHHGNVGTGAVPLLVFDAWEHAYYLQYRNVRPDYVEKLWDLVNWEDVAARLGAARSG; encoded by the coding sequence ATGACCTACTCACTTCCTGATCTGCCCTACGACTACGCGGCGCTGGAGCCCGCGATCACGGGGGAGATCCTGGAGCTGCACCACTCCAAGCACCACGCCGCGTACGTCAAGGGCGCCAACGACACGCTGGAGAGGCTGGCGGAGGCGCGCGACAAGGAGCAGTACGGCGGTCTGGTGGGCCTGGAGAAGACCCTCGCGTTCAACCTGTCCGGCCACGTACTGCACACGATCTTCTGGGACAACCTGTCGCCGGACGGCGGTGACCGTCCCGCCGGGGAGCTGGCGTCGGCCATCGACGAGCACTTCGGGTCGTTCGAGGCGTTCCGCGCGCAGCTGACCACCGCCACGGCCACGGTCCAGGGGTCGGGCTGGGGCGTCCTCGGCTGGGAGCCGCTCGGCCGCAGGCTCATCGTCCAGCAGGTGTACGACCACCACGGCAACGTCGGGACGGGCGCCGTCCCGCTGCTGGTCTTCGACGCCTGGGAGCACGCCTACTACCTGCAGTACCGCAACGTGCGCCCGGACTATGTCGAAAAGCTGTGGGACCTGGTGAACTGGGAGGACGTCGCCGCCCGCCTCGGCGCGGCGCGGAGCGGCTGA
- a CDS encoding SAM-dependent methyltransferase, whose protein sequence is MATGEWSPTGVDLTTPNTARIYDYLLGGKDNFDPDRRVGEQLLEIIPEARTAARQNHLFIGRAVRYLVKQGVRQFIDIGTKLPARGNVHEVAAETAPDARVVFADGDPVVLAHARALLSGTGSTMVARADPRRPETLLDDPEVRALIDFDRPVAVILDRVLHFIKDVDEAAAAVARLREALAPGGHLVFTHITQEPAPEAGGDVSRVFQPTNEFFWGRSRMEIERIVSAFDLVEPGLTYTPEWRPDPAEERVDVPERTYTLAGVGVRT, encoded by the coding sequence ATGGCCACGGGGGAGTGGTCGCCGACGGGGGTCGATCTCACGACTCCGAACACGGCGCGCATTTACGATTACCTGCTCGGCGGCAAGGACAACTTCGACCCCGACCGGCGGGTCGGCGAGCAGCTTCTGGAGATCATTCCCGAAGCGCGGACGGCCGCCCGGCAGAATCACCTCTTCATCGGCCGCGCCGTCCGCTATCTGGTGAAACAGGGCGTCCGCCAGTTCATCGACATCGGCACCAAACTACCCGCGCGGGGCAACGTGCACGAGGTCGCGGCCGAGACGGCCCCGGACGCGCGCGTGGTCTTCGCCGACGGCGACCCGGTCGTCCTCGCGCACGCCCGGGCGCTGCTGAGCGGTACCGGCAGCACCATGGTCGCCCGCGCCGACCCGCGGCGGCCCGAAACGCTGCTCGACGACCCCGAGGTGCGCGCCCTGATCGACTTCGACCGTCCGGTGGCGGTCATCCTCGACCGCGTCCTGCACTTCATCAAGGACGTCGACGAGGCCGCCGCCGCCGTCGCCCGGCTGCGCGAGGCGCTGGCGCCCGGCGGCCACCTGGTCTTCACGCACATCACCCAGGAGCCCGCCCCCGAGGCCGGAGGAGACGTGAGCCGTGTCTTCCAGCCCACCAACGAGTTCTTCTGGGGCCGTTCGCGGATGGAGATCGAGCGCATCGTCAGCGCCTTCGACCTGGTGGAGCCGGGCCTGACCTACACCCCCGAGTGGCGCCCGGACCCGGCCGAGGAACGGGTCGACGTCCCCGAGCGCACCTACACCCTCGCGGGCGTCGGCGTCCGCACCTGA
- a CDS encoding SRPBCC family protein, with translation MAQVTATAEKTVGADAERVFAALGDYRGTRSRMLTEHFSEYEVREGGQGEGTTVHWKLAATSKRVRDCLVSASVPRENTLVERDANSSMVTTWTVSPAGEGSRVKVETTWTGAGGVAGFFERTFAPRGLQRIYDEQLARLDSDLRA, from the coding sequence ATGGCTCAGGTAACGGCTACCGCAGAGAAAACCGTCGGCGCCGACGCGGAACGGGTGTTCGCGGCACTCGGCGATTACCGCGGCACCAGGTCGCGGATGCTGACGGAGCACTTCAGCGAGTACGAGGTGCGCGAGGGCGGCCAGGGCGAGGGCACCACGGTGCACTGGAAGCTGGCCGCGACCAGCAAGCGGGTGCGCGACTGCCTGGTGTCGGCCAGCGTGCCGCGGGAGAACACGCTGGTGGAACGGGACGCCAACTCCTCGATGGTCACCACGTGGACGGTCTCCCCGGCGGGCGAGGGCTCCCGGGTCAAGGTCGAGACGACCTGGACGGGCGCGGGCGGCGTCGCCGGGTTCTTCGAGCGCACCTTCGCGCCGCGCGGGCTCCAGCGGATCTACGACGAGCAGCTGGCCAGGCTCGACTCCGACCTCCGCGCGTGA
- a CDS encoding NUDIX hydrolase, producing the protein MRRTLRSGHEPEGGYRRRSARVLLVDGSGRILMFRFPRAFKRPDLGHCWITPGGGVGEGEELAVAAARELREETGLVVAPEELGSTVAVTSGYADLGWSRGVFRDDFFLHRVAGTYEVDTSGQEPQERSQITAHRWWTPEDLAATDEAVYPLELVPLLTDLLAGRVPAEPVRLPWHH; encoded by the coding sequence GTGAGGCGGACCCTCCGGTCCGGTCACGAGCCCGAGGGCGGGTACCGGCGGCGCTCGGCGCGCGTCCTGCTGGTGGACGGCTCCGGCCGGATCCTGATGTTCAGGTTCCCCCGGGCCTTCAAGCGGCCGGACCTGGGCCACTGCTGGATCACCCCGGGGGGCGGGGTCGGCGAGGGCGAGGAGCTGGCCGTGGCCGCGGCCCGCGAGCTGAGGGAGGAGACCGGCCTGGTGGTCGCCCCCGAGGAGCTGGGGTCCACGGTCGCGGTCACCTCCGGGTACGCCGACCTGGGCTGGTCGCGCGGCGTGTTCAGGGACGACTTCTTCCTGCACCGCGTCGCGGGCACGTACGAGGTCGACACCAGCGGGCAGGAGCCGCAGGAACGGTCGCAGATCACCGCCCACCGCTGGTGGACGCCGGAGGACCTGGCCGCGACCGACGAGGCCGTCTACCCCCTGGAGCTCGTCCCGCTGCTCACCGACCTGCTCGCCGGGCGCGTCCCGGCCGAGCCCGTCCGGCTGCCCTGGCATCACTGA